Genomic DNA from Methanosarcina sp. MTP4:
TCCCTCGGGGACATGTTCCAGGTACTCGGAACCACGGGCTGATAGCGGACAACCTTTGAGTTGCTGTCTGTGGAGACCCAGTGCCCGAGAGCTCCGCGGGGAGCTTCCCAGAGTCCCATGCCTTCGGAGTCCTTCGCCATGGAAAGGTCAGTGTGCACGGAAATCTTGCCGTTCGGGTCATAGTCAACAGTTACCCACTTAAGGAGCTCATTTGCGATAATGGCAATCTCCTGGATGCGGGCCACCATCCTGGTGTAGGTGTTTGCCGGAGAGTATCCGTTATCCTTGAAGGCCTGGGCCAGTCCGGTCACCAGGGGCTCTTTCATAGCGAGCAGGCGGGAAAGGGGACCGACTTCACAGGGTATGCCTTCATATCTCGGGGCCTTGCCCCAGGTATACCTACTCTCGGAGCCGCGGTCATAGCGGATTTCTGCAGGATCGCCTATTGGGTTTGTCTCACCCTTCGAGGGGTGAAGTTCCCCGGTATCTTCATAGAAAGCGTGTGAAACGCCTTCGGTGATCTTGCTGGCATCGAAGTTTTTGTATTCGAGGTTTCCGGTCACGATACCCGAGGTCTGGAAACGGTCGCCTGCCGGGCTGTTCGGATCGTACCCGTCCCCGTTTTCAGTCTTGTAGAAAGCGCCGAAAGCCAGGAAGTTGATCTTTGAGGGATCGCTATATCCGCCGGTACGGTCGTGTTTCAGGCTGGCCGGAAGCCCGAGGAGGGTTTCGCCCACAAGTTCGGAACCGAATGCGGCGTAGAATTCCGTGTCACCCCAGCCGGCTTCCCTGCTGAAGTTGTTGGAAGTGACGGTGCTGTCCACGAGCCCCTGGAGGTGCTCGAGCACGAAGTTCACGGCCTTCTGGGGAGAGCTTGCCTTATAGGTATTTTCAATCCAGGTCTCGAAGGGAACTCTTAAGGTGTAGCTGGAAACAAAGTCCATCACCTGAAGGTAATAAGAGGAAAGTTTGCCGATGTCTGCGATGTTTGGCTTGTAGGTGTACCCACCCGGGTAGGAAGTGACCTGGTGAGGCATCTTTCCACCGATGACTGCGATGGCTTCCTGAAGGCGTTTCTTTTCAGGGATTGCTGCAAGGTAGGAGCTGCCTGGCGGAATGGCATTCCCATCAATCCTGTAGCTGATAGGGGCAAACCTGCCCACAAGTTCCTTCCAGACAGCACTTCCGGTTTCTCCAAGAGGGGTAAGGACATTGCGGTAAGAGGGGTTTGCAAGGTCAGGGCCCCAGAGCACATAGACATGGGTTGCGTGGCTTGCAAGGGTGTTTAACGCCTGGTTGATGTTCCTTGCCACAAGAGCATCCTTGGGCACACTGTCAGCAACCCCGAAGAGCTGGTCAAGAGCATTTGCTGCTGCTAGAGAGTGAGAAGTAGGACAGACCCCGCAGATCCTCTGGGTAAGGAGAGCAGCGTCTCTGGGATCCTGGTTCTGAAGCATGCGTTCAAAGCCCCTGAACATCAGGCAGGAACTCTGAGCATCGGTGATTACACCTTCTGCATTAACCTCGGTGGACAGGCGGAGGTGGCCTTCAATCCTGGTAAGGGGATCGACTGTTACGTTTACCATTTTTAATCATCTCCTTTCATTCTGCGCACTGCATGTACACCTGCGGCAAGCACGGATGCACCGACTGCGGCTTTAGAGACGGTATCGATATTTGCCCCGAGGAACACGCCCTTGTCCTCAGCTTCAACATACAGGGGTCTTGCAGAATCCGGGAACCCGGGCTCCACACAGGCAATGCAGGGGGAACCTGCCTGGGTGCACATGCTTACGGAACCGTTCCAGCGGCGCAGGGCACAGTCCGAGTGGGTGTAAGGAGCTTTGCAGCCTAACTTCCAGAGGCACTTTTCCCCTCCGATTTCCGTATCGAATTCCCCGCGGTCGTAGTAGCCGCGCCGGGGACAGTTTTCATGCACCGTGTGCCCGGGGGGGAAGAATACTTTGGGTCTTCCAAACCTGTCCAGAGCGGAATTGAGGTCGTCGGGAATCCTGAGCTTTCCAAGGATTACCGCCCCAAGGGTCAGGAGGATCCAGTCAGGGTGCGCAGGACAGCCAGGGATATTGATCACAGGCTTGCGGATGCCAAGTTCCTGGAGCATGCCTTTGGAGCCGTCTTCTTTTGTGAACTGCACTCCCCTGTAATCGGTAAGCTCGGAAACGGCACTGTCTGCGGAGTTTATTCCTCCGTATGCTGCACAGGTGCCCACTGCAAGAATAGCGTTAGCGTTCTTTGCCGCTTTGGAAAAGAGTTCCTTGAAGGGCCTGTTCCCAATCACGCAGTAGCGGCCGGAACCATGTGGTCCGTTTGCGATTGCGCCTTCAACGATCAGGATGTAGTTGCCTTCTTCGATCAGTTCATCAACGAGGATTTCGGAGTTCAGCTCTGAGCTGTTTGCAGGCTTCCCATCCACGAAAAGTCCCTGCTGAGCAAGGAGGGTCTCGTGGTAAGCGAGATTAACGTTAAGCTTGGTAATCGCCTGGACAATGTCCGGGTTGCCACCGTTTAAGATGGATTCGGAACAACCTGTGCATTCCGCCCCATGCAACCAGACAAGCTTTGTCTCTGCAAATTCAAGAGCACTTACAATCTCCGTTTTGTACGTACCGAGAAATGCCGTTGCACCGACTGCGCCCACGGCTTTTAGAAAGGTACGCCTATCCATATTTAAAAAGTCCATACTCTCCAGTGTATGAACCAAATTTTTTTTTCCAATGACCATATTCTACCACATCTTGTTTTTTATATACCCAAACTATATGTCCGAAAGGAAAATGGTTCTTAAATATTCGTTGAAATTATATAAATCGTTATATAAATATGCAGATAATATTTGGAATGAGTAAATAGTATTTAAGTTTTTTTACATGAGAAAATAAATATATTTTTCTATGAAATGAAAGTTATAAGTATTCTTTTGAAAATATATGATTATGTTTAATTTAATAATGACCATCAAAGGACATGAATATACATAGAGAACCAGAAATAACCAGACGAGGAAAATCTAAACTTTTGAAATAATAATGATAGATTCACACTGATGCAAATAACAAAAATATAGAAAAAATGATTATTAAAAGATCTATAATTATATAGAAAGTACTAAAAAATCAGAAATAATTATTGAAAAATAACACCAAAAATAAAACACATATTTTAACATTTAAATGGATTCAATTCTGATTTCGAGAAAAATATAGGGGAAAAACCCCGGAAAAATTAAGGTAAAGATAAGGCAATAAAGAGGAATAAATTTTCGAGCAAATGAGGGAAATTTTCATTTATACCTCATATACACCTTTCAATACATGTTACATACCGTCCTCTTAATTCAGCTTACATACCTTTTCAATTCAGCTTAAATGCCTTTCCAGTTCCTCTGACGTACACTTCCAATTCAGCTTCATATTATTCTTAAAATGCCCGGAGCGCTCTTCCCTGTTAGGTCGAGGATATGGACAGCGCATGCAATACAGGGGCCGTATGACCTTCCAACATGGAGGATATTGACCGGGTTGGAGTAATCGATGCCGAGAGAGTTTTCCACAGCGTTAATCTTTGTTCCGATCAAAGCACGATATACATAAAAAATACAGAATTCTTTTGAAATGCAACGGAGCATGATAATACTATGTAAAATTTATAGTCCAAAAAGAGAAAACAAAAAGGTTATAAAAGAGAACTATAAAAATGCAGGAAATAATTTTGGGTATATATTTGTTTTAAAAAAACAGTGTGAAAGGTTTGAAGAAGGCTTTGCGGCATGCCATGTAGGCCTCATGCAAATGGTAAACTGCAGGGAAACCGCTAAACCTTGAGACATAAACGGTTATAAAGTGCAGAGAATACATAATATAGGGAGAACAGGGAAAATTACAATCTGGAGATAGGTGCAGGAACTTACCGGAAAAGTTACCGGGACTTACCTGAAACGGAACCGGGAATTTCTGAAAAGAGCCCGGTACTCACAAAAAAATCCAAAAATAAAAAAATCCGGCAAACCCCAAAGCCCGGGAAAGGGCCACACAGATTGTTTTCATGCATAAATATTTCTCACCTGAAATATGGTTCTCATACACTTACGGATTTTAAAAGAAAAAACAGCAGAGGTAACATGTGTATAGCTATTCCTGGAAAAGTTAAGGCGATCATCAATGAAAACACCGCCACCGTCGATATGGGTGGAGTCCGCAGAGACGTGAACATGGACCTGCTGGGAGGGGCAAGCGAAGCCCTGCTCGGGAAATACGTGCTGGTTCATGTGGGCTATGCCATATCGGAAATCTCCGAAGAAGAAGGAGAAGAAACCATGCGCCTCCTGAAACTGATGGCAGGGCTGGATGACGGAGAGCTCGGTTTTGAGGAGACCTTACCGGAAAACAGGGAAACTGATTGAAATGGCTTCCGAAAACCCCCAACCGAAACAGGGGATTCCCGAAATCGAAAAGAAGCTCCTGGAGAGAATCGAAGCCTCGGCCCGGCCGCTTCGCATAATGCACGTCTGCGGGACCCATGAGCGGACAATAGCGAAATACGGGCTTCGGAGCGTGCTCCCGGAAGAAATCGAAGTAATCAGCGGCCCGGGCTGCCCTGTATGCGTCACCCCCGAAGCAGATATTGACATTGCAATCGCCCTGGCAAAGAGCGGGGCAAGCGTGGTAACCTTTGGGGATATGATGCGGGTCCCGGGCTCCGCGGGCAGCCTGCTGGACGCAAAAGCCGAAGGTGCGGACGTGAGGATGGTCTACAGCATAGACGATGCCGTAACCCTCGCGGAAAAAAAGCCCGGGCAGGAAGTGGTCTTCTTAGGGATAGGCTTCGAGACCACGGTCCCTGCCAATGCGGCAACCCTCCTTCGGGGCGTGCCTGAAAACTTCAGCCTCCTTGTTTCCCAGAAGCGGACACCTCCGGCAATAGGACTGCTTGCCAGGGACACCGAAGTGGACGCCTTTATTGCCCCGGGACATGTGGCAACCATCATCGGGACAAAACCTTTCGAGCCCCTTGCAGAGCAGGGTTTCCCCACAGTCGTGAGCGGGTTTGAAGCGTACGATGTCCTCCTTGGGATTTCCCTCCTCCTGGCCCAAATTGAAAAAGGTGAAGCAAGGGTTGATAACGGGTATCCGAGGGTCGTTAAGCCCGAAGGGAACCTGATTGCCCTGAAAATGATGGAAGAGGTTTTCAAGACCGCGGATTCCGAATGGAGAGGCATCGGGAATATAGATAGTTCCGGGCTTGTCCTGAAAAAGGAGTTCGAAGAGCAGGACGCAGCAAAGAGGCATGAGGATTTCTATGCAGCCGCCCTCGGAGAAATCGGGAAAAAAGCCGAAGGCAGAGATAAAAAGCGCTGCATCTGCGCTGCTATCCTTACCGGAAAGGCAAAACCCCCCCAGTGCCCGAACTTTGGAAAGGACTGTACCCCAAAAACCCCTGCAGGTCCGTGCATGGTCAGCCAGGAGGGCATGTGCTACAACTGGTTCAAGTATGCCAGGACAGGAGGCAGCGGGCGTGCATGAGTACTCTATTGCCTGCGAAATCTTCGAACAGGTGATCGCTACCGCCAGAGCCCACGGGGCATCCGAAGTCAAGGCCGTGACCCTTCAGATGGGAAGGCTGACCCACACGAACCCGGAACAGCTAAAGTTCTGTTTCGATGTCCTTGCAGAAGACAGCATTGCCAAAAGGGCGGAATTTTTGGTGGAGATGATCCCCCCAACCGTAGAATGCGAGTGCGGATACATGGGTACTGTCGATACCCCCGGAAAGCCAGCTGGCAAGTCTGAAGAGGACAGAAGCGAAGGAGGGGGCAAAAGCGGAAGCGAAAATGGAGACGAAAACAAAGCCGACGCTGAAAACGAAACCGGACTTCAACAGAGCGAACTGCTGGAATACGTTGCAGCCCTTAACTGTCCAGCCTGTGGGAGAGCTGCCCGAATTACAGGAGGACAGGAACTCATCATTAAGACGATAGATATAGAGACCGAACCCGAAGCTGAGCCTGAAGCTGAAACTGAAGTTGAAACTAAAGCTGAAACTGAACAAGGAAACCGGGCTTGAAAAACCCTTGATCATGATAATTTCAAAGTTAATTTCATCCACAAACGATTTTTAAAAACAATATTTACAAATAATTTTCAGAAGTGATTTTTCATGTTAATGCACGTAATCAATGTGGGACACGACGTCTTTAAGGCAAACGACAAGCTTGCCGAAAAAAACCGGAAGAGCCTTGACAAGCACGGGGTCCTTGCGGTGAACATCATGGGAGCTATAGGCTCCGGAAAGACCACCCTGATCGAGGAAGCCATCAAAGCCCTCAAGGACAAATACAGGATAGCAGTGATCGCAGGGGACGTTATCGCAGAGATGGACGCCTCCCGTTTCCGGAAACTCGATGTGCCGACCGTCCCTGCAAACACGGGAAAGGAATGCCACCTGGACGCTAAACTTGTCGAGAAAGCCCTGAAAGAAATCGACCTCAAAAACACCGATCTCCTTATAATCGAAAACGTGGGCAACCTGATCTGCCCCGTGGACTTCAAGCTCGGGGAACACCTGAGGATAGTCGCCGTCAGTGTGACCGAAGGAGACGATATCATCCTGAAACACCCCATGATCTTCAAGACCGCCGAACTTGCAGTGATAAACAAAATAGACCTTGCGGCGGCTGTTGATGTTGACCCGGAAAAGATGGTCGCCGATATCCAGGCCCTGAACCCCGAAGTCCCCATTCTTCTGACCTCAAAACATTCCAGGGAAAGCCTTGACCTGTGGGTAGGTGCAATTGAAGCAGGGCTCGAAAGCAGATAAGGAAAAAGTAAGCAGATGGGACGGGAAAGAGCCTGGAGAAAGCAGGAAGAGATAAAGCGGAAAAAAATTGAAAAAGAGGTCAGTATGAAGTCCACTACAATTACTCTGGAACACGGGGCAGGCGGAGAAGTGATGCAGGCTCTGATAGGCGAAATCATCCTGAAAAACTTCAATAGCAAGAGCGCAGGCTCGGTGGGGCTCGAGAGCCTGGACGACGGCTCCACGGTCAAACTTGAAAATTTTGATTCGAATTCCGAACTGGTCCTGACCACGGACAGCCATGTGATCATACCTGCTTTTTTCCCGGAAACGAACATAGGCAGGTTGGCCGTTGCAGGCACAATCAACGACCTGACGATGATGGGGGCAAAACCCCTTGCCCTGACCTGTGCGGTCATTGTACCGGAAGGTTTTCCCATGGACGACTTTGAAGCAATCATCAAAACCATGGCCGTCACGGCAGCCGAAGCTGAAGTCCCGATCATCACGGGAGATACCAAGACCGTGGAAAAGGACGCTCTTGATTCGATCATCCTGAACACCGCGGGGCTCGGGATAACCGCAGCAGAAATACCCGTAAGGGACTCAGGACTTTCCCCGGGAGACAAAGTCCTGGTCACGGGCACCATAGGTGACCACGGGATCTCCCTTATGGCTCACAGGGAAGGCTTTGACTTCGATACCGACCTGGTCTCGGATTCCGCACCCCTCTGGAAGCTTATAGAACCCCTCCTTGAGCTCAAAACCCCCGAAGGGGCAGCAGTCATAACCGCCATGAAAGACCCGACCCGCGGGGGGCTTGCAAACGCCCTCAACGAGATGGCGGAAAAGAGCGAAGCCGGAATCCTCCTGGAAGAAGAAGACATCCCCTTCAAGCCCGCAGTCTCCGCAGCCTGCGAGATGCTGGGCCTCGACCCCCTGGAAGTCGCAAACGAAGGAAAAGCCGTAATAGGGGTAAAAGCCGGCTTCGAAGAAAAAGTGCTGGAAATCCTGAAAAAACACCCCTACGGAAAAGATGCTGCGGTCATAGGGGAAGTGACCTCCGAAAACAAAGGAGAAGTGGTCCTCAGGAACCGCTTCGGCGGCATGCGCTACGTTGATGTGCCTGCAGGAGACCCCATTCCGCGCGTGTGCTAAAATT
This window encodes:
- a CDS encoding nickel-dependent hydrogenase large subunit gives rise to the protein MVNVTVDPLTRIEGHLRLSTEVNAEGVITDAQSSCLMFRGFERMLQNQDPRDAALLTQRICGVCPTSHSLAAANALDQLFGVADSVPKDALVARNINQALNTLASHATHVYVLWGPDLANPSYRNVLTPLGETGSAVWKELVGRFAPISYRIDGNAIPPGSSYLAAIPEKKRLQEAIAVIGGKMPHQVTSYPGGYTYKPNIADIGKLSSYYLQVMDFVSSYTLRVPFETWIENTYKASSPQKAVNFVLEHLQGLVDSTVTSNNFSREAGWGDTEFYAAFGSELVGETLLGLPASLKHDRTGGYSDPSKINFLAFGAFYKTENGDGYDPNSPAGDRFQTSGIVTGNLEYKNFDASKITEGVSHAFYEDTGELHPSKGETNPIGDPAEIRYDRGSESRYTWGKAPRYEGIPCEVGPLSRLLAMKEPLVTGLAQAFKDNGYSPANTYTRMVARIQEIAIIANELLKWVTVDYDPNGKISVHTDLSMAKDSEGMGLWEAPRGALGHWVSTDSNSKVVRYQPVVPSTWNMSPRDGAGVPGPLEQALIGSKINAAENALGIDYSNPVNILHIGRSYDPCVACAVHTIDLTGKNAPKTLRLV
- a CDS encoding hydrogenase small subunit gives rise to the protein MVIGKKNLVHTLESMDFLNMDRRTFLKAVGAVGATAFLGTYKTEIVSALEFAETKLVWLHGAECTGCSESILNGGNPDIVQAITKLNVNLAYHETLLAQQGLFVDGKPANSSELNSEILVDELIEEGNYILIVEGAIANGPHGSGRYCVIGNRPFKELFSKAAKNANAILAVGTCAAYGGINSADSAVSELTDYRGVQFTKEDGSKGMLQELGIRKPVINIPGCPAHPDWILLTLGAVILGKLRIPDDLNSALDRFGRPKVFFPPGHTVHENCPRRGYYDRGEFDTEIGGEKCLWKLGCKAPYTHSDCALRRWNGSVSMCTQAGSPCIACVEPGFPDSARPLYVEAEDKGVFLGANIDTVSKAAVGASVLAAGVHAVRRMKGDD
- a CDS encoding HypC/HybG/HupF family hydrogenase formation chaperone encodes the protein MCIAIPGKVKAIINENTATVDMGGVRRDVNMDLLGGASEALLGKYVLVHVGYAISEISEEEGEETMRLLKLMAGLDDGELGFEETLPENRETD
- the hypD gene encoding hydrogenase formation protein HypD, coding for MTESSVLRRPYRKTGKLIEMASENPQPKQGIPEIEKKLLERIEASARPLRIMHVCGTHERTIAKYGLRSVLPEEIEVISGPGCPVCVTPEADIDIAIALAKSGASVVTFGDMMRVPGSAGSLLDAKAEGADVRMVYSIDDAVTLAEKKPGQEVVFLGIGFETTVPANAATLLRGVPENFSLLVSQKRTPPAIGLLARDTEVDAFIAPGHVATIIGTKPFEPLAEQGFPTVVSGFEAYDVLLGISLLLAQIEKGEARVDNGYPRVVKPEGNLIALKMMEEVFKTADSEWRGIGNIDSSGLVLKKEFEEQDAAKRHEDFYAAALGEIGKKAEGRDKKRCICAAILTGKAKPPQCPNFGKDCTPKTPAGPCMVSQEGMCYNWFKYARTGGSGRA
- the hypA gene encoding hydrogenase maturation nickel metallochaperone HypA, which gives rise to MHEYSIACEIFEQVIATARAHGASEVKAVTLQMGRLTHTNPEQLKFCFDVLAEDSIAKRAEFLVEMIPPTVECECGYMGTVDTPGKPAGKSEEDRSEGGGKSGSENGDENKADAENETGLQQSELLEYVAALNCPACGRAARITGGQELIIKTIDIETEPEAEPEAETEVETKAETEQGNRA
- the hypB gene encoding hydrogenase nickel incorporation protein HypB: MHVINVGHDVFKANDKLAEKNRKSLDKHGVLAVNIMGAIGSGKTTLIEEAIKALKDKYRIAVIAGDVIAEMDASRFRKLDVPTVPANTGKECHLDAKLVEKALKEIDLKNTDLLIIENVGNLICPVDFKLGEHLRIVAVSVTEGDDIILKHPMIFKTAELAVINKIDLAAAVDVDPEKMVADIQALNPEVPILLTSKHSRESLDLWVGAIEAGLESR
- the hypE gene encoding hydrogenase expression/formation protein HypE, which codes for MGRERAWRKQEEIKRKKIEKEVSMKSTTITLEHGAGGEVMQALIGEIILKNFNSKSAGSVGLESLDDGSTVKLENFDSNSELVLTTDSHVIIPAFFPETNIGRLAVAGTINDLTMMGAKPLALTCAVIVPEGFPMDDFEAIIKTMAVTAAEAEVPIITGDTKTVEKDALDSIILNTAGLGITAAEIPVRDSGLSPGDKVLVTGTIGDHGISLMAHREGFDFDTDLVSDSAPLWKLIEPLLELKTPEGAAVITAMKDPTRGGLANALNEMAEKSEAGILLEEEDIPFKPAVSAACEMLGLDPLEVANEGKAVIGVKAGFEEKVLEILKKHPYGKDAAVIGEVTSENKGEVVLRNRFGGMRYVDVPAGDPIPRVC